One Curtobacterium sp. BH-2-1-1 genomic region harbors:
- a CDS encoding flagellar biosynthetic protein FliO: protein MDTAVIVLRVALSLGVVLALMWVLHRRVAKSGLVAGKAKGRRSASVEVVGRQGIGGKASVVVVDVEGERLVLGVSEHGVALLTSGQAPAPELTIVTGPVTLPVRPTPSADRFRQELEQQTAAEPSLPSDAAQPLPMRPRNRRSQRTTLPTAQQLQGSILSADTWRQAASALRNRRAG from the coding sequence GTGGACACCGCCGTCATCGTCCTCCGCGTCGCGCTCTCGCTCGGCGTCGTGCTCGCCCTGATGTGGGTGCTGCACCGTCGCGTCGCGAAGAGCGGCCTGGTTGCGGGCAAGGCCAAGGGCCGCCGCTCGGCGTCGGTCGAGGTCGTCGGCCGCCAGGGCATCGGCGGCAAGGCGAGCGTCGTCGTCGTCGACGTCGAGGGCGAGCGCCTCGTGCTCGGTGTCTCCGAGCACGGTGTCGCCCTGCTCACCAGCGGGCAGGCGCCGGCGCCGGAACTCACGATCGTGACCGGGCCGGTGACGCTGCCGGTGCGTCCGACCCCGTCGGCCGACCGCTTCCGTCAGGAACTGGAGCAGCAGACGGCAGCCGAGCCGAGCCTCCCGTCCGACGCGGCGCAGCCGCTGCCCATGCGTCCCCGCAACCGCCGCTCGCAGCGCACCACGCTGCCCACGGCGCAGCAGCTGCAGGGGTCGATCCTGTCCGCCGACACCTGGCGGCAGGCCGCCTCGGCGCTCCGGAACCGGCGGGCCGGGTGA
- the fliN gene encoding flagellar motor switch protein FliN, with amino-acid sequence MTVTTTLHTQAAEALAAQLPTAAPLAAVAVPGGATPVALEAAGDAVVASFVGGLSADLVLVLTDLEAVVAAGGTDHGIVDVTDVLRPSLEAAAGVLGVGVLGDARRESASALLADPDTVVFELTDGGVPGGWFALRVRENGTVSAPAAAAPTTSLPAGNLGRINNVEMTLTVEIGRTRMSVRDVLGMEPGAVVELDRSAGAPADVLLNGRLIAHGEVVVVDQDYAVRITKILDVAESV; translated from the coding sequence ATGACCGTCACGACCACCCTCCACACGCAGGCGGCCGAGGCACTCGCCGCGCAGCTCCCGACGGCCGCTCCGCTGGCAGCGGTGGCGGTCCCGGGAGGCGCGACCCCCGTTGCCCTCGAGGCCGCCGGTGACGCGGTGGTCGCGTCCTTCGTCGGCGGCCTTTCGGCCGACCTCGTCCTCGTGCTCACCGACCTCGAGGCCGTCGTCGCCGCGGGCGGCACCGACCACGGGATCGTCGACGTGACCGACGTGCTCCGTCCGTCCCTCGAGGCCGCCGCCGGTGTCCTCGGCGTCGGCGTCCTCGGCGACGCACGGCGCGAGTCGGCCTCGGCGCTCCTGGCCGACCCGGACACGGTCGTGTTCGAGCTGACCGACGGTGGCGTCCCCGGCGGCTGGTTCGCCCTGCGCGTCCGCGAGAACGGCACCGTGTCCGCACCTGCCGCCGCGGCGCCGACGACGAGCCTGCCCGCCGGGAACCTCGGCCGGATCAACAACGTCGAGATGACCCTGACGGTCGAGATCGGCCGCACCCGGATGTCCGTGCGCGACGTGCTCGGCATGGAGCCCGGCGCGGTCGTCGAACTCGACCGCAGCGCCGGAGCCCCGGCCGACGTCCTGCTCAACGGCCGGCTCATCGCGCACGGCGAGGTCGTCGTCGTCGACCAGGACTACGCCGTCCGGATCACGAAGATCCTCGACGTCGCCGAGAGCGTCTGA
- a CDS encoding flagellar motor switch protein FliM → MTETLPAPEVYDFARPSTLAREHARVLELAFETFARQWGTQLTAKVRAVSQVTCEQVQMTTYDEYAASLPALTGMVLLPIADVVPKGVLQVPLDAALTWVSHALGASKPLPTPDRTFTPIEQALVRKIVEDALDDLRYSFGGLLAHDVTAGGFQFNSQFAQAAQKGDLMIVASFTIRVGERVAPGTLALPADAVLPQLGEAAAHVTPADARALVDAQLASVPVGVSLRFAPATVLPSQVLRLAVGDVLPLPHPQHRPLTIAVDGEPVGTAAVGANGSRLAGIVVTTTSEQPA, encoded by the coding sequence GTGACCGAGACCCTGCCAGCGCCCGAGGTGTACGACTTCGCGCGCCCGTCGACGCTCGCCCGCGAGCACGCCCGGGTCCTCGAGCTCGCCTTCGAGACCTTCGCGCGCCAGTGGGGCACCCAGCTGACGGCCAAGGTCCGCGCGGTGAGCCAGGTCACGTGCGAGCAGGTCCAGATGACGACGTACGACGAGTACGCCGCCTCGCTGCCCGCGCTCACCGGCATGGTGCTGCTCCCCATCGCGGACGTCGTCCCGAAGGGCGTGCTGCAGGTCCCGCTCGACGCCGCGCTCACCTGGGTCTCGCACGCGCTCGGCGCCTCGAAGCCGCTCCCGACGCCGGACCGGACGTTCACCCCGATCGAGCAGGCGCTCGTCCGCAAGATCGTCGAGGACGCCCTCGACGACCTCCGCTACTCGTTCGGGGGCCTGCTCGCGCACGACGTCACCGCCGGCGGCTTCCAGTTCAACTCGCAGTTCGCCCAGGCCGCCCAGAAGGGCGACCTCATGATCGTCGCCTCGTTCACGATCCGCGTGGGGGAGCGCGTCGCCCCCGGCACGCTCGCGCTGCCGGCCGACGCCGTCCTGCCGCAGCTCGGCGAGGCCGCCGCCCACGTCACCCCCGCCGACGCCCGCGCCCTCGTCGACGCGCAGCTCGCCAGCGTGCCGGTCGGCGTCAGCCTGCGGTTCGCCCCGGCGACCGTGCTGCCGTCGCAGGTCCTGCGTCTCGCCGTCGGCGACGTGCTCCCGCTGCCGCACCCGCAGCACCGCCCCCTCACCATCGCGGTCGACGGCGAGCCCGTCGGCACCGCCGCCGTCGGCGCGAACGGCTCGCGCCTCGCCGGCATCGTCGTCACCACCACATCGGAGCAGCCCGCATGA
- a CDS encoding DUF4397 domain-containing protein: MRKTLATGLAAGVLLAAAAAAVPAATASAATGDATLSVLHAVPDVTVDVYLDGKRALDDFTPGTLAGPMMVPAGAHQLAITASDAADASEPVIGPVDVTLDAGGNYTAVAHDDTSGKPTATLFTNDVSATPAGQGRLVVRHVAAAPAVDVLAGGKAVVSNLSNPDEQALELPAGTVSASVAATGTTDPVIGPADVPVTAGADTIVYAWGSLDDQNLALATQTISDLGGTPNGVPAGNAGLVATNRTDTVGIVGGTTAALAAAVAIGAVVLRRRRTVTGDQRQDSGH, encoded by the coding sequence ATGCGCAAGACACTCGCCACCGGCCTCGCCGCCGGTGTGCTGCTCGCCGCCGCTGCGGCCGCGGTCCCGGCGGCCACCGCCTCCGCCGCCACCGGGGACGCGACGCTCTCCGTCCTGCACGCCGTCCCGGACGTCACGGTCGACGTCTACCTGGACGGGAAGCGCGCCCTCGACGACTTCACGCCGGGCACCCTCGCCGGCCCGATGATGGTCCCGGCGGGCGCCCACCAGCTCGCGATCACCGCCTCGGACGCAGCCGATGCGTCGGAGCCGGTCATCGGCCCCGTGGACGTCACGCTCGACGCCGGCGGGAACTACACCGCCGTCGCGCACGACGACACCAGCGGCAAGCCCACCGCCACGCTCTTCACCAACGACGTCTCGGCCACGCCGGCCGGACAGGGCCGTCTCGTCGTCCGGCACGTCGCAGCCGCTCCCGCGGTCGACGTGCTCGCCGGCGGCAAGGCCGTGGTCAGCAACCTGTCGAACCCGGACGAGCAGGCACTCGAGCTCCCCGCCGGAACCGTCTCGGCATCCGTCGCCGCCACCGGCACGACCGACCCGGTGATCGGTCCGGCCGACGTCCCCGTCACCGCCGGAGCCGACACGATCGTGTACGCCTGGGGCAGCCTGGACGACCAGAACCTGGCGCTCGCCACCCAGACGATCTCGGACCTCGGCGGCACGCCGAACGGGGTCCCCGCGGGCAACGCCGGACTCGTCGCGACGAACCGGACCGACACCGTCGGGATCGTCGGCGGGACGACAGCAGCCCTCGCGGCTGCGGTCGCGATCGGCGCGGTGGTGCTCCGGCGCCGCCGCACCGTGACCGGGGACCAGCGGCAGGACTCGGGTCACTGA
- a CDS encoding class F sortase — MPSPVRTTAAALVVAAVAAAILTGCSSGGSPTPDGHPSTAIVTGPSSTPTPVPSAFSTAVPQVRATVPPAVRVAAPSRIAVDWAGVRAEVRPEGVDDQGAMSLPPDPAVAGWYRYGAAPASTTGTVVIAAHVDAVGYGVGPFAHLRDVPAGTTVVLTDTAGDRTRWRIDSVALVAKRGLPWASVFRTDGPRRLVLVSCGGVFDESTHHYESNLIISATPA; from the coding sequence GTGCCGTCCCCGGTCCGGACCACCGCGGCGGCGCTCGTCGTCGCCGCGGTGGCCGCGGCCATCCTGACCGGGTGCTCGTCGGGCGGCTCCCCCACCCCCGACGGGCACCCCTCGACTGCGATCGTCACCGGTCCGTCGTCGACGCCGACCCCGGTGCCGTCGGCGTTCTCGACCGCGGTGCCGCAGGTCCGCGCCACGGTCCCGCCGGCCGTCCGGGTCGCCGCTCCGTCCCGGATCGCCGTCGACTGGGCCGGCGTGCGGGCCGAGGTCCGTCCCGAGGGCGTCGACGACCAGGGCGCGATGTCCCTGCCGCCCGATCCGGCCGTCGCCGGCTGGTACCGGTACGGCGCAGCGCCGGCGTCGACCACGGGGACCGTCGTGATCGCCGCCCACGTCGACGCCGTCGGCTACGGCGTCGGGCCGTTCGCCCACCTCCGGGACGTCCCCGCCGGCACGACCGTCGTCCTGACCGACACTGCGGGTGACCGGACCCGCTGGCGGATCGACTCGGTCGCCCTCGTCGCCAAACGCGGCCTCCCGTGGGCCTCGGTCTTCCGGACCGACGGGCCGCGACGGCTCGTCCTGGTCTCCTGCGGCGGCGTGTTCGACGAGTCCACCCACCACTACGAGAGCAACCTCATCATCAGCGCGACGCCCGCCTGA
- a CDS encoding motility protein A encodes MDIATIIGILLAFGALFGMVEMEHVELAGLFLPAPMLLVFGATIGCGIASTTLKDAIASFKAVPKAFTGKVTPPQSVIDDVVGLAETARANGLLALEQEADKHDDPFMKKALQNIADGTDGDELRILLEDEIESNAAPVRSASSFFMGLGGFAPTVGIIGTVVSLTHVLANLGKPDELGPLIASAFVATLWGLLTANFLWLPIGGKLRKLAQLEADRQTLLMEGLLAVQAGSQPRLLGERLTAMVPPAARGGDAKGGKAKSGKGSDADADDQQLAA; translated from the coding sequence GTGGACATCGCGACGATCATCGGGATCCTGCTCGCCTTCGGCGCCCTGTTCGGCATGGTCGAGATGGAGCACGTCGAGCTGGCCGGGCTGTTCCTGCCGGCACCGATGCTGCTCGTGTTCGGCGCCACGATCGGTTGCGGCATCGCGAGCACGACCCTCAAGGACGCCATCGCCAGCTTCAAGGCCGTGCCGAAGGCGTTCACCGGCAAGGTCACCCCGCCGCAGTCGGTCATCGACGACGTGGTCGGGCTCGCCGAGACGGCCCGCGCGAACGGTCTGCTCGCACTCGAGCAGGAGGCCGACAAGCACGACGACCCGTTCATGAAGAAGGCGCTGCAGAACATCGCGGACGGCACGGACGGCGACGAGCTGCGGATCCTGCTCGAGGACGAGATCGAGTCGAACGCCGCCCCGGTCCGGTCGGCCAGCTCGTTCTTCATGGGCCTCGGCGGCTTCGCCCCCACCGTCGGCATCATCGGCACCGTGGTGTCGCTGACCCACGTCCTCGCGAACCTCGGCAAGCCCGACGAGCTCGGTCCGCTCATCGCGAGCGCGTTCGTCGCGACGCTCTGGGGCCTGCTCACCGCCAACTTCCTGTGGCTGCCGATCGGCGGCAAGCTCCGCAAGCTCGCGCAGCTCGAGGCCGACCGCCAGACGCTGCTCATGGAGGGGCTCCTCGCGGTGCAGGCCGGTAGCCAGCCGCGCCTGCTCGGCGAGCGCCTGACCGCCATGGTCCCGCCCGCGGCGCGCGGTGGGGACGCCAAGGGCGGCAAGGCGAAGTCCGGCAAGGGCAGCGACGCGGACGCCGACGACCAGCAGCTGGCGGCCTGA
- a CDS encoding DUF475 domain-containing protein yields MATRSLLTVPLLTTVAAAALAWFVLGPAAALAFVALALLEIAMAADSSVPMAGIASRLHSPARRLFLSLGIVAGVLAMRLLLPPAAVAVGDATDPASSVGEAVFAPGSFSAHLAEVRPALAAFGAAFIWLVFAEYLFNTDRASRRSWLGRLEARLARVARPRVWSLVTAGTGVLLTSVLVGVDAGWSPPTLLPVVLGGTIGIGAYLGSKRIAAWALRSTDGTDTASIGTGSGAWRIHAYASTVVFERGLVVFMLFEILDGVYSLSGSGVLGGDGLGALEQAAVAIAAIGVGAVFLARLTSRLDEASGLKRLRYLKAGAAYVLGILAVLLWTSLLVPIPGVVVGWFGSVVIGLALATSLPWGAWWRRARRSLPGGARAARG; encoded by the coding sequence ATGGCCACGAGATCGCTCCTGACCGTCCCCCTGCTCACCACCGTCGCAGCCGCCGCCCTGGCGTGGTTCGTACTCGGTCCGGCCGCCGCGCTCGCGTTCGTCGCGCTCGCACTCCTCGAGATCGCGATGGCGGCCGACTCGTCGGTCCCGATGGCCGGCATCGCGTCGCGCCTGCACTCCCCCGCGCGGCGACTGTTCCTGTCGCTCGGCATCGTCGCGGGCGTCCTCGCGATGCGGCTGCTGCTCCCACCGGCCGCCGTGGCCGTCGGTGACGCGACCGACCCGGCGAGCTCGGTGGGCGAGGCCGTGTTCGCACCGGGGTCGTTCTCGGCGCACCTCGCCGAGGTGCGGCCGGCCCTCGCCGCCTTCGGCGCCGCGTTCATCTGGCTCGTGTTCGCCGAGTACCTCTTCAACACGGACCGCGCGTCGCGTCGGTCCTGGCTGGGCCGACTGGAGGCGCGGCTCGCCCGGGTCGCCCGCCCTCGCGTCTGGTCGCTGGTCACCGCCGGTACCGGGGTGCTGCTGACCTCGGTGCTCGTGGGGGTCGACGCCGGGTGGTCCCCGCCGACGCTGCTGCCGGTGGTCCTCGGCGGGACGATCGGCATCGGCGCGTACCTCGGGTCGAAGCGGATCGCGGCGTGGGCGCTCCGGAGCACGGACGGGACCGACACGGCGTCGATCGGGACCGGGAGCGGCGCCTGGCGGATCCACGCCTACGCCTCGACTGTCGTCTTCGAACGCGGGCTCGTGGTGTTCATGCTGTTCGAGATCCTCGACGGGGTCTACAGCCTGTCCGGCTCCGGTGTGCTCGGCGGTGACGGGCTCGGGGCGCTCGAACAGGCGGCCGTGGCGATCGCCGCGATCGGGGTCGGGGCGGTGTTCCTGGCGCGCTTGACCTCGCGGCTCGACGAGGCGTCGGGGCTGAAGCGGCTCCGGTACCTCAAGGCGGGGGCGGCGTACGTGCTGGGCATCCTCGCGGTGCTGCTGTGGACGAGCCTGCTCGTGCCGATCCCCGGCGTCGTCGTCGGGTGGTTCGGCAGCGTCGTGATCGGCCTGGCGCTCGCGACCTCGCTGCCGTGGGGTGCGTGGTGGCGGCGGGCGCGGCGGTCGTTGCCCGGCGGGGCGCGCGCCGCGCGGGGCTGA
- a CDS encoding anti-sigma factor domain-containing protein gives MKHVDDETLAMLAVSGVVADDAVTEHLAACARCRDEVADLQRVAAVTRSSSHVRLDAPPEAVWDRIAAEVRDGPPRDLPAESPAPVAVSGAGRPGGTTRPRGRVTPGGPRVHRRRRVLLTVAAVVGAFAIVLGIGVATSALPGLPGSASETVLARAELDALPGWSGAGGTAELERDRDGRLSLVVDLRGGTGRTGAGALREVWMMRSDLDGLVSVGFLDGDRGRFTVPSGMDTARFPVVDVSAEADDGDPAHSGDSIVRGRLARP, from the coding sequence ATGAAGCACGTCGACGACGAGACGCTCGCCATGCTCGCGGTCTCCGGTGTCGTGGCCGACGACGCCGTGACGGAGCACCTCGCGGCCTGCGCCCGGTGCCGCGACGAGGTCGCGGACCTGCAGCGCGTCGCCGCCGTGACGCGGTCGTCCTCCCACGTCCGGCTCGACGCGCCCCCGGAGGCGGTCTGGGACCGCATCGCCGCCGAGGTCCGGGACGGTCCGCCGCGCGACCTCCCGGCGGAGTCACCCGCACCGGTCGCGGTCTCCGGAGCGGGCCGCCCAGGAGGAACGACCCGCCCCCGCGGACGGGTCACCCCCGGTGGGCCCCGCGTCCACCGCCGTCGGCGCGTCCTCCTGACCGTCGCGGCCGTCGTCGGGGCGTTCGCGATCGTGCTCGGGATCGGCGTGGCGACGAGTGCCCTGCCCGGGCTCCCCGGCTCGGCGTCCGAGACCGTGCTCGCGCGGGCGGAGCTCGACGCGCTGCCCGGATGGTCCGGGGCCGGTGGCACCGCCGAGCTGGAGCGGGACCGCGACGGGCGGCTCTCGCTCGTGGTCGACCTGCGCGGCGGGACCGGACGAACGGGTGCCGGTGCCCTGCGCGAGGTGTGGATGATGCGCTCCGACCTCGACGGGCTCGTCAGCGTCGGGTTCCTCGACGGCGACCGCGGGCGGTTCACGGTCCCGTCGGGCATGGACACCGCACGCTTCCCGGTCGTCGACGTCTCGGCCGAGGCGGACGACGGCGACCCGGCGCACTCGGGCGACTCGATCGTGCGCGGCCGGCTCGCACGCCCCTGA
- a CDS encoding flagellar FlbD family protein, with amino-acid sequence MIVVTRLNGSGFAVNPDLVERIQETPDTTLIMVDGAKYIVRESLADVIDLIAAYRARIVGMAYGTDTAARNATGPQPTLAPVAPIHAVSTDRAPRTQDGGR; translated from the coding sequence ATGATCGTCGTCACACGACTCAACGGCAGCGGATTCGCTGTCAACCCCGATCTCGTGGAGCGCATCCAGGAGACGCCGGACACGACGCTCATCATGGTCGACGGCGCCAAGTACATCGTCCGCGAGTCCCTGGCCGACGTCATCGACCTGATCGCCGCGTACCGGGCACGCATCGTCGGCATGGCCTACGGCACGGACACCGCCGCGCGGAACGCCACCGGCCCCCAGCCGACGCTGGCACCGGTCGCCCCGATCCACGCCGTGTCCACCGACCGGGCACCCCGCACGCAGGACGGGGGTCGCTGA
- a CDS encoding UDP-N-acetylglucosamine 1-carboxyvinyltransferase — protein sequence MTDTTIVAPPTTPAPLREVGALIRGARKGRSMTQAQLAERVGTSQSAINRIEQGGQNLSLEMLTRISDALDQQIVSIGGAPQRAHLRVQGGRKLSGSIAVNSSKNAAVALLCASLLNRGVTRLHKVARIVEVDRIIDVLRSLGATVTWSEDGETLEIVAPSDLRLDAIDADAARRTRSVLMFLGPLSGRYESFRLPYAGGCDLGTRTVEPHLIALRPFGVDVEATSGWYEVDVANTEVPTKSVVLTERGDTVTENAILAAAARDGETVIRNASPNYMVQDLCFFLELLGVEIEGIGTTTLRITGKSRIDEVVDYWPSEDPVEAMSLLTAGIVTDSTLTVTRAPIEFLEIELATLAEMGLRFDVTDEYPAANGRTRLVDITVHPSELHAPIDKIHAMPFPGLNIDNLPFFVVIAAMAEGTTLVHDWVYEGRAIHLLDLTRLGASVTLRDPHRLDVTGPTHFSGAEVSCPPALRPAVVILLAMLAAKGESVLRNVGIIARGYEQLQERLNSLGASIETFHD from the coding sequence ATGACCGACACCACCATCGTCGCTCCCCCGACCACCCCGGCCCCGCTCCGCGAGGTCGGCGCCCTCATCCGGGGCGCCCGCAAGGGTCGCAGCATGACCCAGGCCCAGCTCGCCGAACGCGTCGGCACGAGCCAGAGTGCCATCAACCGCATCGAGCAGGGCGGGCAGAACCTGTCCCTCGAGATGCTCACCCGCATCAGCGACGCCCTCGACCAGCAGATCGTCTCGATCGGCGGCGCCCCGCAGCGTGCCCACCTCCGCGTGCAGGGCGGCCGCAAGCTCAGCGGCTCGATCGCGGTGAACTCGAGCAAGAACGCCGCCGTGGCGCTCCTGTGCGCCTCGCTGCTGAACCGTGGCGTGACCCGCCTGCACAAGGTCGCGCGCATCGTCGAGGTCGACCGCATCATCGACGTGCTCCGCAGCCTCGGTGCGACGGTCACCTGGTCCGAGGACGGCGAGACCCTCGAGATCGTCGCCCCGTCCGACCTCCGTCTCGACGCGATCGACGCCGACGCCGCCCGCCGGACCCGCAGCGTCCTCATGTTCCTCGGTCCGCTCAGCGGCCGGTACGAGTCCTTCCGCCTGCCGTACGCCGGCGGCTGCGACCTCGGCACCCGCACGGTCGAGCCGCACCTCATCGCCCTGCGCCCGTTCGGCGTCGACGTCGAGGCGACGTCTGGCTGGTACGAGGTCGACGTGGCGAACACCGAGGTCCCGACGAAGTCGGTCGTCCTCACCGAGCGCGGCGACACCGTCACCGAGAACGCGATCCTGGCCGCGGCCGCCCGCGACGGCGAGACCGTCATCCGCAACGCCAGCCCGAACTACATGGTGCAGGACCTCTGCTTCTTCCTCGAGCTCCTCGGGGTGGAGATCGAGGGCATCGGCACCACCACGCTCCGGATCACCGGCAAGAGCCGCATCGACGAGGTCGTGGACTACTGGCCGAGCGAGGACCCGGTCGAGGCGATGAGCCTGCTGACCGCCGGCATCGTCACCGACTCCACGCTCACCGTCACGCGCGCACCGATCGAGTTCCTCGAGATCGAACTCGCGACCCTGGCCGAGATGGGCCTGCGCTTCGACGTCACCGACGAGTACCCCGCCGCGAACGGCCGCACCCGCCTGGTCGACATCACGGTGCACCCGTCCGAGCTGCACGCGCCGATCGACAAGATCCACGCGATGCCGTTCCCCGGCCTGAACATCGACAACCTGCCGTTCTTCGTGGTCATCGCCGCGATGGCGGAGGGCACCACGCTCGTGCACGACTGGGTCTACGAGGGCCGCGCGATCCACCTGCTCGACCTCACCCGCCTGGGCGCGAGCGTGACCCTGCGCGACCCGCACCGGCTCGACGTGACCGGCCCGACGCACTTCTCGGGTGCCGAGGTCAGCTGCCCGCCGGCCCTCCGCCCCGCCGTGGTCATCCTGCTGGCGATGCTCGCGGCCAAGGGCGAGAGCGTCCTGCGCAACGTCGGCATCATCGCCCGCGGCTACGAGCAGCTGCAGGAGCGGCTCAACTCGCTCGGCGCGTCCATCGAGACGTTCCACGACTGA
- a CDS encoding flagellar motor protein MotB produces the protein MSANPRGRGRGRAKKSHDEAEHPDERWMASYMDMITVLMCMFLVLFAMSTVDQQKYIQLKNSLATGFGEVKSQKVDTASGTVVTKDEVEDGSGYSVDKSQADHSTASSGTKDTNVDPASTVVPTTATKADVAAAKKEFDDLQAIEQAIKANLAKAGQTSNVQFTVDARGLTVRLVGSETYFTTNSADLSDQAKRIMDAIAPVLKTSGHDVSVEGHADQRNSTAPYATNWELSAARATGVLRDLVERGGMPAQDIQSVGFGSSRPLAKGGTDADLTLNRRVDIVVLSNQDQDVSALMPALAKAQDGARAG, from the coding sequence ATGAGCGCCAACCCCCGCGGGCGCGGTCGCGGACGCGCGAAGAAGTCGCACGACGAGGCCGAGCACCCCGACGAGCGCTGGATGGCCTCGTACATGGACATGATCACCGTGTTGATGTGCATGTTCCTCGTGCTCTTCGCGATGTCCACGGTCGACCAGCAGAAGTACATCCAGCTGAAGAACTCGCTCGCCACGGGCTTCGGCGAGGTGAAGTCGCAGAAGGTCGACACGGCGTCGGGCACGGTCGTGACGAAGGACGAGGTCGAGGACGGCTCCGGGTACTCCGTCGACAAGTCCCAGGCGGACCACTCGACCGCGTCGTCCGGCACGAAGGACACCAACGTCGACCCGGCCTCCACCGTGGTCCCGACGACCGCGACGAAGGCCGACGTCGCCGCGGCGAAGAAGGAGTTCGACGACCTGCAGGCCATCGAGCAGGCGATCAAGGCGAACCTCGCGAAGGCCGGGCAGACGTCGAACGTGCAGTTCACGGTCGACGCCCGTGGGCTCACGGTCCGGCTCGTCGGCAGCGAGACGTACTTCACCACGAACAGCGCCGACCTGTCCGACCAGGCGAAGCGGATCATGGACGCCATCGCCCCGGTCCTCAAGACCAGCGGCCACGACGTCAGCGTCGAGGGCCACGCCGACCAGCGGAACTCCACCGCGCCGTACGCCACGAACTGGGAGCTGAGCGCCGCCCGCGCGACCGGGGTGCTCCGCGACCTCGTGGAACGCGGCGGGATGCCGGCCCAGGACATCCAGAGCGTCGGGTTCGGGTCGAGCCGTCCGCTGGCGAAGGGCGGGACGGACGCCGACCTCACGCTGAACCGGCGGGTCGACATCGTCGTGCTGTCGAACCAGGACCAGGACGTCAGCGCGCTGATGCCGGCCCTGGCGAAGGCGCAGGACGGAGCACGAGCCGGCTGA
- a CDS encoding RNA polymerase sigma factor — MTTTLPDDSELSDAFSAGSEDALRAVYDRWSPLVYSLALRALGDQSAAEDVTQQVFVKAWRRSASYDPERAPLGAWLVGITRNCIADAFAERTRHARTTDPSVVEETAAAPESEFDLAERALVAGELDRLDDVPRRVMRLAFYDELSHREIAERLGLPLGTVKSHIHRSLARLRTRLEVIE; from the coding sequence GTGACGACCACCCTCCCGGACGACAGCGAGCTCTCCGACGCGTTCAGCGCCGGGAGCGAGGACGCCCTGCGCGCCGTCTACGACCGGTGGTCCCCGCTCGTCTACTCGTTGGCGCTCCGCGCGCTGGGCGACCAGTCGGCGGCCGAGGACGTGACGCAACAGGTCTTCGTCAAGGCCTGGCGCCGGAGTGCCAGCTACGACCCGGAGCGGGCTCCGCTCGGCGCCTGGCTCGTCGGCATCACCCGGAACTGCATCGCCGACGCCTTCGCGGAACGGACACGGCACGCCAGGACCACCGACCCGAGCGTCGTCGAGGAGACCGCGGCGGCACCGGAGTCCGAGTTCGACCTGGCCGAACGCGCGCTGGTGGCGGGCGAGCTCGACCGGCTCGACGACGTGCCACGCCGGGTCATGCGCTTGGCGTTCTACGACGAGCTGAGCCATCGTGAGATCGCCGAACGGCTCGGACTCCCCCTCGGCACCGTCAAGAGTCACATCCACCGAAGTCTGGCTCGGCTCCGAACACGTCTCGAGGTGATCGAATGA